TAGTGTGTTTGGAAACTCAAATTCAGGAAGGGTGCATGATAGGAAGTTCAATGGGAGATGTTTCTGTGGGTTGGTGGTGACGCTGTTACAGTCAGAGACGGCGATGAATCCTGGGAAGTGGTTCGTACGTTGTCCCAATTGGAAGGTAACCCGTTTTACACCCTGTTCTGTGTGAGTTGAATCAGTATCTGATTTTAGTTTTTCTGCCATGGATAGAATTCGGACTGCAACTTCTTTGCATGGGTAGATGAAATCGAAGGGCAATGGGAGGGTTTGAGGAGAGCACTGTCAGAAAGAAAGATGCAGGAAGACGCTGATGATGCTAAGGCTGAACT
This sequence is a window from Arachis stenosperma cultivar V10309 chromosome 10, arast.V10309.gnm1.PFL2, whole genome shotgun sequence. Protein-coding genes within it:
- the LOC130957723 gene encoding uncharacterized protein LOC130957723 — translated: MSRRRLFTPTSNGSGSVFGNSNSGRVHDRKFNGRCFCGLVVTLLQSETAMNPGKWFVRCPNWKNSDCNFFAWVDEIEGQWEGLRRALSERKMQEDADDAKAELKMLMMLGRCEVEVSKVRFWLVIMSMVVVCNVVCTLYLILNGF